One genomic segment of Phalacrocorax carbo chromosome Z, bPhaCar2.1, whole genome shotgun sequence includes these proteins:
- the SHLD3 gene encoding shieldin complex subunit 3, whose amino-acid sequence MEVILHYRPHQRDLIKLQKFAEAAVKEFPIRHLPRFAPWFPNDLYRLTLKPKKRPPVISCEEAEELKQLSTPSEYVTGSPDYDCTKNLLEFQSNMKYGQTLIQAQTVHRPINLENQGESPCNGKQKLKRSWSVSLPNPKLKEKILPLSQELQNNLERLKLHAFYRAKWAIEQSNCNNQNLEDIWIKLNKLIRQNELPYCNATFQRSVGQIWIFCDILYCEYVRNILREKLSLTDKMNLLVHKFGIIFSL is encoded by the coding sequence ATGGAAGTAATCTTGCATTATCGACCACATCAGAGAGATCTaataaaactgcagaaatttgcagaagcagcagtgaaagAGTTTCCCATTCGTCACTTACCAAGATTTGCACCCTGGTTTCCAAATGACTTATACAGACTTACCCTCAAGCCAAAAAAGCGGCCACCTGTTATTTCTTGTGAGGAAGCAGAAGAATTGAAACAGCTTTCTACGCCTTCAGAATACGTTACAGGATCTCCTGATTATGACTGCACAAAAAATCTCCTTGAGTTTCAGTCTAACATGAAATACGGGCAGACTTTAATCCAAGCACAAACTGTTCACAGGCCAATCAACCTGGAGAATCAAGGAGAATCACCAtgtaatggaaaacaaaaattgaaaaggTCTTGGAGTGTCTCTCTGCCTAACCCTAAGCTTAAAGAAAAGATTCTTCCTTTATCTCAAGAACtacaaaataatttggaaagaCTAAAACTGCATGCATTTTATAGAGCAAAGTGGGCAATTGAACAATCTAATTGTAATAATCAGAATTTGGAGGACATCTGGATAAAATTGAATAAACTCATCAGGCAGAATGAATTACCATATTGCAATGCTACTTTCCAAAGATCTGTAGGACAGATATGGATTTTCTGTGATATATTATACTGTGAATATGTTAGAAATATTCTTAGGGAAAAGCTAAGCCTTACTGATAAAATGAATTTGCTTGTCCATAAATTTGGAATTATATTTAGTTTATAA